In Brassica napus cultivar Da-Ae chromosome A3, Da-Ae, whole genome shotgun sequence, the sequence TGAGGATTTTATGTAACATAATTAATTTCTCAGTATCTAATTGTTAAATATCTGAATAATTAAATTTCAGATGATACAtgtttcaaattaaattttctaCTTACTGATACATGAACcaaatttttcttaaaacatagttattgaacaattttttttactaaacttaAAATGAAGACATAAAATGATTTGTACATGGTTCAATCATTAGTGGTCAACAATCCGTGAGGAATTTCTTACattttacaaaacatattaagaaaacagtCGAATTTTAGAAGTTGTCCAACGCACCAAACTTTTGCCACGGGCTTCACTGCACCAATTCTTTTTGACCAAACAGTGAAACTCTACGGTAAATGGCGACCCCATCTGTGGTTACTGTGTTTTCCGTTCAGAGCCTCAAGCAAGTGAAGCAGCAATTAAAATGGAGCTAAGATGAGAAACCTTTTAGAGGCATTTGGCTTCAATCTCTTCAAGAGTGAGACCCTTTGTCTCAGGCACAATGAAGTATATAAAGAAGAGGGACAGTACACATATCGCCCCAAATCCACAGAACAATACTCCAGCTCCTAACAGCTCCTGCAGATAAATACCAGGTGAGCTACAAGCCTACAACCTCTAAAACTTGAAGGGACTATATATAGTTGAGAAGGAGTTTCTTGGTTCTAGAATCTTTTACCTTCATAGGTGAAAAAGCGAAAGTCACAAGTGCGTTTGTACCGAAATTCACAAGCACTGCTATGCTGATTCCCCTGCCTCTTAATTTTAAGGGAAATATCTCTGACATCATCAGCCAACTAATAGGGCCAAAGGATAACTGCAACATTGATGGTAAATCTTTTGAGATCACAACTTAATGTTGCCAAGAATAAAGTTTGATGAGAAAAAAGTCTGAACCTGATAGCAGCCCACATAGAGTAGCAATGCAGCCACAGCAACAGCTGgtacattattataaaatatgtagTATGACCCCAGGAGGAACAATGAGAGCACCTGTTACACAATCAAATATACAAAATGGGCTAAGTTTCTGAAACATTTAGGTTTGCTGTCTCATAAATCAACTGAAGAAGTCAGAGGACAAACCATGCCACTAACACCACCAAGAAGTAAAGGCCTCCTTCCAAGTTTGTCGATCACTATAATAGCAACTCCAGTCATAACCAACTGCAACAGTAAAGAACCACGTTAAGTCTtcaaaatggaaatatacaacaTCGTCGGATGAAGACGAATACCTTCAATAGACCGAGCAGAATCGAGATCCGAGTTGCATCAGTTGCAGCAGAGAAGCCAGCAGTCTAACATGTAATATGTAGTGGTACAAGGAAACAAGTCAGGATTATCTCACGAGTTTCCTCCAAGTgaaacgaaagaaaaatttaacataGATGAAAAGACAACCTGTAGTATAGATGGTGCATAATAAAGCACACTTGGCTGTCCAGTTATCTgccatttaagaaaaaataaaaaatatatattaagctATTGTTCTTTCTCACAAGGACATTTGATGAGTTGACTACACTTACCTGTTGGAACAAGACTAAACCTCCTGCTATAGTGAGAGCTTTTAAGCATTTGCCTTGAAACAGTTCACAAATTGTAGCTTCTTTATCCTCACCCACAGAGGAAAGTTCAGCCAAGATCTCGTCTACTTGTTCAGCTGCTCTGTCAACTACTACAGACCCTCTAAGGCGGCGAAGAGACTTGATTGCTTCCTCTTGAAAGCTCTCCACATCTCCTTTTCCCTGGAGAGAGCGCAGTAAAAGCCACCTAGGAGATGCCGGTAGCCAACACATTCCAATTGCCATAATAACTGGTATAGGAATAACTGTTGCATACATGTAACGCCAACCAGAAATAACCGTAACCCAGAGGCTACCGATTCCATATCCTCCcttcacaaaaaaaatgtatgtgTTAGTTtagtttggtaaaaaaaaaatattaattaaacagaGAGGTGGGACTCTAAAATTGTCTGAAGTCCATAGAGCTGTGGGGAACTTACAACCATCCCAAAGACGGTGGAGAATTCCTTTAGTGATATCATACGTCCACGTATCTGGCTAGGTGCAGTCTCAGCAATGTACATTGGAGCCGCATGCATTGTCTAAACATATAGAAACCTATCAGCTTACAAGTTAAGAAGAATGCTGCATGGATTAATACATGATACAAAAAACATCTTAACCTGAACggctatatatatttgaaaatccATGATCAATCTTACCAGTCCAACTCCAATGCCATACACAACCCGTCCAATTATCAGGACAGGAAAGACAGGTGCCACTGCAGTAACAATGGCTCCAATAAGGTATAAGAATGCAGCAGTAATCAaaccttttcttcttccttgaaGGAAAAACAATCCAAAACAATTCAGTTTCTTTCAGATGGAGACGCTGCTATGTAAATAATATgaagaaaaattaaagaaaccaACCTATAATGTCAGCAATACTAAATGCCACAATGGATCCAATCAAGGCACCGTACAATGAGCCACTAGTCtgcataaaattttgaaaatattgtaaGCAAATTAATTTGTCTTTCCAAAAGAAAGGTCATAGCTCCTATAGGGAagaaacaataacaaaaaaaatgagtgCAATAACCAATAAAGTATAAATATAGACTCACAATGATACCAACATCCACTGAAGACAAGTTGTACCATGAGATTCCACTTAGCGTAGGCGACTGGAGAGAAggccaaaataaaaacaaagtaaTTAAGAGATGTAGTTGTACATTGTACAATGACATTGCAAGGTCCAGGTGTGAACTATGAAGCAGTGTCATGTAAGTATACACAGCTTACACAGTCTTAGACAAAAGGTTAAGCCATTACCTTAATAGAAATGGTAGCACAAGACGTTGCACCAATCTCATAGCCAAAAAGAAATGTTCCAAGAGCTGGGAAGAGAAACCTGTAATAAATGACTTGTTTAGTAAGCTTTAAGACAAAATCTATATCATGTGCAAACCCGACAGATTCCCCCACGTGCTTTTCCTTTAGCAGGAAGATTGGTAATAAGCTGTTGATTTAGCAATCTTTGTGGGACCACAGTTGGTATTAATGACA encodes:
- the LOC106443869 gene encoding D-xylose-proton symporter-like 1, producing MVFDAEKQSIVHVEQIGDSSSGGLSSVQEPLIKQKHSPENYSVLAAIPPFLFPALGTFLFGYEIGATSCATISIKSPTLSGISWYNLSSVDVGIITSGSLYGALIGSIVAFSIADIIGRRKGLITAAFLYLIGAIVTAVAPVFPVLIIGRVVYGIGVGLTMHAAPMYIAETAPSQIRGRMISLKEFSTVFGMVGGYGIGSLWVTVISGWRYMYATVIPIPVIMAIGMCWLPASPRWLLLRSLQGKGDVESFQEEAIKSLRRLRGSVVVDRAAEQVDEILAELSSVGEDKEATICELFQGKCLKALTIAGGLVLFQQITGQPSVLYYAPSILQTAGFSAATDATRISILLGLLKLVMTGVAIIVIDKLGRRPLLLGGVSGMVLSLFLLGSYYIFYNNVPAVAVAALLLYVGCYQLSFGPISWLMMSEIFPLKLRGRGISIAVLVNFGTNALVTFAFSPMKELLGAGVLFCGFGAICVLSLFFIYFIVPETKGLTLEEIEAKCL